DNA sequence from the Selenomonas timonae genome:
AATCAAGATGAAGTACAAGGGACTTTCTGACTATCCAAATACAATAATCTGAAATAGGTGTATTGACAAGTATATCTAATATGGATATACTACGTTTGAATTGATATTGAAAATTGAATACATGACGTTGCGAGTGTCGACGGATGAATATAGCTTTATACGCATTCCGTTGAGCGATGAGAGGAAAATGGATGAAATGCCCATGCTGTCCCGCAGCCGTAAATAGGGAGTGTTCTTCCACAGGCGCAGAGCCTGTGCCTGTAAAGTCACTGGGATAACCCCGGGAAGGCGGAAGAATGCATCGATCTATGAGCCGGAAAGCCTGCTCGCAATAAGATTCATTGATGGACTCACGAGAGATGGGGAGATGGATGCGCGATTTACAGCGCTAGGGGAGTGCCGTAAGATCGTTATTTTTTATGTGCATTCTTCCGCTTGTCTTAAAAGAGACAGGCGGTTTTATTTTCTACATGACAACAAAGGAGTTGGGGAGTTGAGTGCAAAAGCGATCCTGATGCGTCTGGGGCAGATGATCATTACCCTGTTGGGGGTCAGTTTTCTGACGTTCAGTCTGACATTCATTGCGCCGGGCGATCCTGTGGATGCGATTCTCGAAACCGGCGATACGATTGTATCACAAGAGACCATCGAGCGTACACGCCACGAGTTGGGGCTGGATCGACCATTCCACGAACAGTATCTCAGTTGGCTGAACGGTGTGGTACACGGAGATATGGGGCGTTCCTACTCGGCAAAAATTCCGGTACAGGATAAACTCTTGCAGAATCTGCCGGGAACACTTTTTCTTGCGGGAACGGCAATCGTGATGATGCTGATCATCTCACTTCCGGCAGGAGTTATCTCAGCACTCTATCGTAATCGGTGGCCGGATCAAGTCATACGATTCTTCACCTTTCTCGGTGTCTCCATGCCGAGCTTCTGGGTGGGACTTATTCTGCTCTATGTATTTGGTCTGAAGTTGGGGCTTTTCCCGATTGCAGGCGGCGAGGTCAGCCTTGATCGTATGATTCTCCCTGCCTTTACACTTGCCATCCTGCTGTCGTCGAAGTATACGCGTCAGGTACGTACAGCGGTACTTGAGGAGCTCGGGCAGGACTACGTCACGGGTCTCAAGGCACGCGGCATGTCGATGACACGCATCCTCCTTCGTCACGTTCTGCCGAATGCGTTCCTGCCGCTTATCACACTGCTTGGGCTTTCCATTGGCTGGCTGCTCGGCGGTGTCGCCGTTATCGAGATCGTATTCTCGTGGCCGGGCATCGGACGTGTTGCGG
Encoded proteins:
- the nikB gene encoding nickel ABC transporter permease, which gives rise to MSAKAILMRLGQMIITLLGVSFLTFSLTFIAPGDPVDAILETGDTIVSQETIERTRHELGLDRPFHEQYLSWLNGVVHGDMGRSYSAKIPVQDKLLQNLPGTLFLAGTAIVMMLIISLPAGVISALYRNRWPDQVIRFFTFLGVSMPSFWVGLILLYVFGLKLGLFPIAGGEVSLDRMILPAFTLAILLSSKYTRQVRTAVLEELGQDYVTGLKARGMSMTRILLRHVLPNAFLPLITLLGLSIGWLLGGVAVIEIVFSWPGIGRVAVRAIEARDYPLLQGFVLWIATLYMFVNLIVDISYAYLDPRLRKGAKA